From the Selenomonas sp. oral taxon 920 genome, the window CCTTGGCTGGCTGTTTGATGCAATGGATACGGGACTGATTGCGTTTGTCCTGCCGGTGCTTGCACGGGAGTGGAGTCTCACGCCGGCGCAGGCGGGATGGATCGGGTCGATCGGTCTCATCGGCATGGCACTCGGTGCGGTGCTTGCGGGAACGATTGCAGACCGCATTGGGCGCAAGCAGGTGTTCACGATCACGGTTTTGCTCTATAGTATCTCGACAGGATTGTGTGCTGTGGCGTGGAGCTATGAGTCGCTGCTTGTGTTCCGCTTCCTTGTGGGCTTTGGTTTGGGCGGAGAGCTGCCTGTTGCGGCGACACTGATGAGCGAGTATGCACCTGCAAAGCTGCGCGGCCGCTTCATTGTTCTCCTTGAGAGCTTCTGGGGACTAGGCTGGCTCGCGGCGGCGTGCATCGCCTATCTCCTGATTCCCGTCTTTGGGTGGCAGGCTGCCTTCCTCATTGGTGCGCTTCCTGCACTCTATGTGTTCCTCCTGCGTCTGCATATGCCGGAGTCGATTCGCTATCTGCTCTCAAAGGGGCGTGTGGATGAGGCAAAAGCGATTATCCGTGACATCGAACACCAGCTGAAGATGCCGGAGCGTCCGTTCCTCGATCAGCTTGCACCGGGCAGAGTACAGGCGGAGCGTGTGGAGACACCGGGCTTTATGACCCTTTGGGCAAAGGGAATGCGACGCCGTACAACGATGCTCTGGCTTGCGTGGTTCGGCATTGTGTTCAGCTACTACGGGATCTTTATGTGGCTGCCGTCAATTGTGTATGCACAGGGATTCGAGATTGTAAAGACGTTCGAGTATGTGCTCATCATGACGCTCGCACAGCTGCCGGGCTACTATGCGGCGGCGTACTTGGTGGATGTGATCGGGCGGCGTTATACGCTTGGGCTGTTTCTGCTTCTGAGCGGTGTGTGCAGCTATTTCTTCGGCAATGCGGGCGATGTCACGGCACTCCTTGTCTGGGGTGCGGCGATGAGCTTCTTCAACCTCGGAGCATGGGGCGTGATCTACACCTATACGCCGGAGCAGTATCCGACGTCGATGCGTGCGCTCGGCAGCGGCTGGGCGGCGGGCTTCGGGCGCATCGGCGGCATGATTGCGCCGATGCTTGTAGGCGTGATGCTCGCGCATGCATTCCCGATGAGCGGCATCTTTATGATGTTCGCGGCGGTCTTCGCACTGATCTCGGGGGCGGTTATTCTTCTCGGGCGTGAGAGCAAACAGCAGACGCTCGAGGAATTGGAGCATTCACTCGGCTGACGGAAAAAACTAGCGAAAATTTCTTGACTGTGCTACAATGGAGCGGATAAACTCTATTGTAGCACATTTTTTTGAGGTGACATTTTGCGATATTGTTTGAAACGTCTTGCAGCGGCGTCTCTTTTTGCGTTGGCAATAAATTTTCATACGCCGGAGATTCATGCGATGCCGCCGATCCTTCCGTACAGCGAGGTGATAGCGGGCATGCAGGGAACGGCATATACGGTGCTTGATACCTCGGGAGAGATTCGCACATTTCCCGTTGAAATCCTCGGCGCGATGGAGGGCGGCAAGGGCTCACAGCGCATGATCATGGCACGGACGAGCGGCGATCTCATCGAACAGGTCGGCGGTGTGCTTCAGGGGATGAGCGGCAGCCCGATCTATGTGGATGGTCGTCTTGTTGGTGCGCTTGCTGCAGGTCTGAAGGATCTCAGCCCCTATACGTTCTTCATCACGCCGATCGAGGACATGACGCCAATCTGGTCGATGCCGGACACGAAGAATCAGACGAATATTGATACGGTCGATATTGTAAAGGAGCTTGAGGAGCGCAAGAAGGCGGAGGAGAAACGCCGTCTGCGCGAGCGTGAGAAGGAATTCGCGAAGATGTCGCGCGCCGAGCGCGAAGCGGAGTGGCGCGATATGATCGCGGTACTGAAGGGGGAGAAGACGGAGGACACGGAGGACACTGCGACGAACTCCGACACGTCTGCGGCAGCGGAGGCGTCTTCTGCTGCCGCACATACGGACAGCGCCTCCGAGGATACGGAAGCCAAGTCTGGAAATGCGGCGGAGGAGAAGGCATATTTCTTTACGCAGGGCTTTAACGCTGCGGGGCTGCGCTATTTGCAGAACAACCTTCCAATGAATGGAGCCTCCTTCCTGCCGCTCGGCGGTTTTGGCGCAAGTTCCAAGCTGCACACACGCTATGATGCGACGCTCACGGGCGGTCAGCCCGTCGGTGTGGCGCTCGTCTACGGGGATTTCAGCATCGGTGCGACAGGCACGGTGACGGCAGTGGATGGCAAAAAGGTCGTCGCGTTTGGTCATTCGTTCATGCACAAGGGAAATGTCAACTATTTCATGACGGATGCTGATGTCATCGGGACGATTGCGGGGCAGAGCAACGGCGTGAAGATCGCGAACATTGGCAGTGTGATCGGGCGTGTCAATCAGGATCGTGAGACGGGGGTCGCGGGGGTACTCGGAACGTTCCCGACGGCGGTGCCGGTGCAGATCCATATCAAGGACAATGCACTCGGCAAAGATGAGACGTTTGGTGCGCAGATTGCGTACGATGAGGACTTCCTGCCGATTCTCTCGGGCAGTGTCGCCTATGCGGCGATGAGCCGTGTCGCGGATTCGCTCGGGAGCAGCACGGCACGCATCCGCTTTGCCATTCGGACGAATGCCTATGAGGGCGGTATTTTCGAGCGCCGCAATATGTATTACAGTGCGGCGGATGTCGGTCAGGTCGCCGTGGCAGAACTCCTGCAGGCGGTGAATCTGATCGTGACGAACTCAGAGAAGGAGTCCGATGTCATTGATGTCAATGTGGATGTGGAGCTGGACGGCGAGCGGAAGACGGCACTCCTCGTCTCGGCAACGCCGGACAAGATGACGGTGAAACCCGGTGAGACGGTGACGTTCAAGACAACGATCCGTCCCTATCGGAAGGCGGAGGAGACGCTCTCCATTCCTTACAAGGTACCAAAGGCGCAGCCGGCGGGGACGCTGAACCTCGATATCCGTGGAGGCGGCTTTGTGCCTGTGAATCCGCTGATGCTTCTTGCACAGGCAGGCCTTGAGGTGCCCGACGATGAGGAGAAGTTCAAGTCGACGAGCGACCGTCTGCGTGAGCTCGCGGAACAGGGACAGAACAACGAGATCATCATTGCTCCGGGCGCCGCTCCTGCACCGACCTCCGAGAAGGAGATGAAAAAGCGCATGAAGGCGGCGGCAAAGGCATCGGCGCACGCGGCACAGAATGAGCCGGAGAAGCGCGTGACCCTTCTCGCCGATCCGAAGAAGAAGGAAGAGAAAGAGAAGTTCTTCGCACCATATGTGATTGAGAATGTGATACACGCAACGCTAAAGGTAGAGGAATAGGGGAACGACGAATGGAACAACTGGTGATTCACGGGGGCAATCCACTGCGCGGCCGCGTGAAAATCGGTGGAGCGAAAAACGCAGTGCTGCCGATCATCGCGGCGGCACTTCTCGGCAGTCGGGGGGTGAGTGTGCTCGACGATGTACCGGCACTCGAGGATGTCTATACAATCTCCTCGGTACTGCGCTCGCTCGGGGTGAAGGCGGACTACTCTGCTGCAGAGCATCGGCTGACGATCGACGCGTCGAAGATCGAGACACTTGCAGCGCCCTATGAGCTGGTACGCAAGATGCGCGCCTCGTTTCTCATCATGGGCCCCCTGCTTGCGCGAGAGGGGCGCGCAGAGATCTCTCTGCCGGGCGGCTGCGCGATCGGGACGCGTCCTATTGACCTGCATTTGAAGGGGTTTGAGGCACTGGGCGCAAACATTGAGATCACACAAGGCGCGATTCACGCCTCTGCGCCGAACGGGCTGAAGGGCGCGCGAATCTATTTCGACTTCCCGAGCGTGGGAGCGACGGAGAACGTGATGATGGCGGCATCCTGTGCTGAGGGGCAGACGATCCTCGAGAATCCCGCGCTCGAGCCGGAGATCGTCGATCTCGCAAACTATCTGAACGTTATGGGGGCGCACATCCGCGGCGCGGGAACGAATCAGATCAAGATTGACGGTGTGCCGCAGCTTTCGGCGGCGGACTATACAATCATCCCTGACCGCATCGAGGCGGGGACATACATGGTTGCCGCGGCGATGACAGGCGGAGATGTCTTTATCGAAAATGCGATCAGCGAGCACCTGAAGCCTGTTGTGGCAAAGCTCACAGAGGCGGGGGCACAGATCGAGGAGGACATCGCAGGCATCCGCGTGCGTGCGGATGGGAAGATGAAGGCAATCGACCTAAAAACAATGCCGTATCCCGGCTTTCCAACGGATATGCAGGCGCAGTTCATGGCACTGCTTACCCTTGCGGAGGGAACGAGTGTTGTGACGGAGACGGTGTTCGAGAACCGCTTTATGCACGTTGAGGAGCTCGTGCGCATGGGGGCGCAGATCCGTGTAGACGGGCGGACGGCGACGGTCGAGGGCGGACAGCGCCTGACGGGTGCTGCCGTGCGTGCGACGGATCTGCGTGCGGGTGCCGCGATGGTGCTTGCAGGTCTCGTGGCAGACGGCGAGACGCGCGTCGGCTACATCCATCACATTGACCGCGGATACGATGATCTCGTGGCAAAGCTCGTTGCACTCGGTGCGGACATCAGCCGCGTTGAGGCGGAATGGAACGAGGATGAAAAATCACTTGCATAAATAGGATTTATGCGATAGAATTGAAAGACAAGACCGATTGAGGAGGAATGAGTCATGAAGCATATCAAGACGGTCAATAAGCCGACGATGCAGTCCACGCTCTACACGGGCGGCTGCGGTGAATGTCAGGCGTCCTGCCAGTCTGCCTGCAAGACTTCCTGCACGGTGGGCAACCAGCCCTGCGCGAAGTAAGACGGGGGAATCGGCGCAGCCCTTCTCGCTTGCGAGAGGGGCTTTTTCTGTGTATTTTGTCATGCATACACTACGCAGACGCTTAGCTGCGTTTTCCTGCTTGTTCCACTAGGGCTTGCTTAGGCGTACTGCATTTCCAAGAGTGTTTACGAAGGAGAAGAAATGAAAGTCCGAACGCATAAGTTCAAACAGAACGGTATGCATATCCTTGTTGATGTGAACAGCGGTGCTGTCCATGTAATTGACGAGATGATTTATGATATGATGGATGACTTCGACGGGACAAACGACGAGGCGGTGGTCGCGCACCTTGCGGGACGCTATTCTGAGGCAGATCTGCGTGAGGCGTGCGGCGAGCTCCATGAGCTGATGGCGGCGGGCGCACTCTTTGCTCCCGATATAGATGTGCCGCCGACGTTCAAGTCGCGCGGTCTTGTCAAGTCCCTCTGTCTGATGGTGGCGCAGGACTGCAATCTGCGCTGCAAGTACTGCTTCGGCGACGGCGGCAGCTACGGCGGACACCGCGCCGTCATGAGCCCCGAGGTCGGACGTGCGGCGGTGGACTTCATCATCAATGGCTGCGGCCCGCGGAAGCACTGCGAGATCGACTTTTTCGGCGGTGAGCCGCTCATGAATCTCGGCACAGTGAAGGAGGTCACGGCGTACGTCCGCAGGCGTGAGCAGGAGACGGGAAAGGAGTTCAAGCTGACGCTCACGACAAACGGCATGCTCCTCTCAGATAAGAATATCGCGTGGCTGAACGACAACAACATCTCGGTTGTACTTTCCTCGGATGGGCGGCGCGAGGTGCACGATGCCATGCGTCCCGATGTGCGCGGCAACGGCTCATATGATGTCGTGATGAGAAACTTCAAGAAGCTCGTCGATGCGCGCCATGGGAACGACTACTACCTGCGTGGCACATATACACGTGAGAATCTGGACTTTACGAAGGACGTGCTCGCGATGAACGAGGCGGGCTTTGACATCCTCTCGATGGAGCCGGTCGTGCTCAAGGACAGTCCGCTCGGCTTTACGGAGGAAGATCTGCCGCGTATCTTCGCCGAGTACGATCATCTGACCGAAACGTATCTCAGCCGCGTGCGCGCGGGCAAGGGGTTCTTTTTCTTCCACTTCAATATGGATCTGAATCACGGCCCGTGCGTTGCAAAGCGGCTTGCGGGCTGCGGCGCGGGGCATGAGTACTATGCTGTCGCGGAGAACGGCGACCTCTATCCGTGCCATCAGTTCGTCGGACGTGAGGGCTACCGGCTTGGCTCGGTCTTTACGGGTGTGGAGAGCATGGAGCTTCCGACGTATTTCCGCAACTCGCATGTGCTGAATAAACCTCTCTGCCGTGACTGCTGGGCGCGGTTTTACTGCAGCGGCGGCTGTCATGCGAACGCGGATCTCTTTCACGGGGATATCCGGCATCCGTACGAGCTGGGCTGTGAGATTCAGAAGAAGCGCCTTGAGTGCGCCATCCTCGTACAGGCGGTGCTTGCGCTCGAACAGGAGGCGGAGGAGGAGACACAGGAGGAAATGCGCAAGCGGGCGTGATTTATTTGTGAACGTTAAAAATTTCCTTGACAAGGCGGGGCATATCCGCTATAATTGCCCATGTTGCTGAGAGCGACACAGGGGTATCGCCAAGTTGGTAAGGCACGGGATTCTGAATCCCGCATGCGTTGGTTCGAGTCCAGCTACCCCTGCCATTCGTAAATTCGGAGCCGCAATTATTTGCGGCTCCTTTTGTATTTGTTGAAAAAATCATTGAAAACTATTCTTAATTTTGCTACGATATGGAGACGATTAATCTCATCGAAGGAGTTGTTACCATGAACGAAAAGAAACGCAGATGCGGCATCACGGACGTACTGCTGCTCGTGCTGAATCTTATCTTCTTTGTCGGCATACAGACAGTATTTGCGCCCTGTGAGGCGCGCCCCGACGGCTCGTGGATGACATGTCACTGGGCGGGGCAGGCACTCATTGGGATTGCGGCGGCACTGCTCGCGATTGCAGTCATGCACCTTGTCATTCCGCGCACACAGGTCAAGATTGGACTCTCACTTGCCGTGATTCCGGTCTCTGTATTGGCATTCGCTGTGCCGGATCATCTCATCGATCTCTGCATGATGGAGACGATGCACTGCCATACGGTGATGGAGCCGGCGGTGACGGTACTCTCGCTGCTGAACGTGCTGCTTGCTGCTGCTGATATTTATGTCTATCAAAAAGGGGAGAACGGATGAACTTCGCATATCTGCTTGCTATGCGCACCTTCCGCAGGAATACGACGCGCTTCGCCGCACTTGCAGTGCTGGTATCAATTCTCGCACTCGTGATCTTCGGCGGCTCCGAGGTGCTGCTCGGACTTCAAGGGGGGCTCATGCGTTTTCAGCAGCGGCTTGGGGCAGATGTTGTGGTACTGCCGAAGGAGGCAGGAGAGGCACAGGCGCTCGAGGGCGTGCTTGTACAGGGCGTGCCTGCACATTTCTATATGGAGGCGCGTTATCTGGATGAACTGCGCGGAATGGCGGGAGTCGCCCAGGCAACACCACAGTTTTTTCTCGCCTCGGCGCATGCGGGGTGCTGCTCGGTGGCGGTGCAGCTGATCGGCTTTGACCCCGCGACCGATTTCACGATTCGCCCATGGATGCAGGAGAGCCGTGCTGCGGAGATGGGCTTCGGGGACATCCTCGTCGGCAGCGGGATATCGGTTCCCGCGGATGCGATGCTGACATTTTACAACACGCCATGCCGCGTGGTCGGGCGGCTGAGTCCGACAGGAACGGGGATGGATACGGCAGTCTATACGAATATGGAGACGATGCGTGCGATGATGGCTAATGCGGCATCGCTTGACTTCGATTATTTCCAAGGGATTCCCACGGGAAATGCCGTCTCTGCCGTGATGATTCGAACAGCGGAGGGGTTCACGCCCGATGGGCTCGCGGCTGCCATCAACCAGATGTATCCTGCGCTCTCAGCAAAGCCAGCGCATGGGATGGTGCATCATGTGGAGGCGGGGCTCGGCGGCATTCTCGAAACGGTCGGTGTCCTGATTGTATTTGTTTGGGTCATTGCCGTTGTCGTTCTCGGCATCGGATTCCATCTGTCGGCGCGGGAGCGGCGGCGTGAGTTCCTGATCCTGCGCATCGCGGGCGCAACACGCTCCTTCTTGCT encodes:
- a CDS encoding SpoIVB peptidase S55 domain-containing protein, producing the protein MPPILPYSEVIAGMQGTAYTVLDTSGEIRTFPVEILGAMEGGKGSQRMIMARTSGDLIEQVGGVLQGMSGSPIYVDGRLVGALAAGLKDLSPYTFFITPIEDMTPIWSMPDTKNQTNIDTVDIVKELEERKKAEEKRRLREREKEFAKMSRAEREAEWRDMIAVLKGEKTEDTEDTATNSDTSAAAEASSAAAHTDSASEDTEAKSGNAAEEKAYFFTQGFNAAGLRYLQNNLPMNGASFLPLGGFGASSKLHTRYDATLTGGQPVGVALVYGDFSIGATGTVTAVDGKKVVAFGHSFMHKGNVNYFMTDADVIGTIAGQSNGVKIANIGSVIGRVNQDRETGVAGVLGTFPTAVPVQIHIKDNALGKDETFGAQIAYDEDFLPILSGSVAYAAMSRVADSLGSSTARIRFAIRTNAYEGGIFERRNMYYSAADVGQVAVAELLQAVNLIVTNSEKESDVIDVNVDVELDGERKTALLVSATPDKMTVKPGETVTFKTTIRPYRKAEETLSIPYKVPKAQPAGTLNLDIRGGGFVPVNPLMLLAQAGLEVPDDEEKFKSTSDRLRELAEQGQNNEIIIAPGAAPAPTSEKEMKKRMKAAAKASAHAAQNEPEKRVTLLADPKKKEEKEKFFAPYVIENVIHATLKVEE
- a CDS encoding FtsX-like permease family protein, whose product is MNFAYLLAMRTFRRNTTRFAALAVLVSILALVIFGGSEVLLGLQGGLMRFQQRLGADVVVLPKEAGEAQALEGVLVQGVPAHFYMEARYLDELRGMAGVAQATPQFFLASAHAGCCSVAVQLIGFDPATDFTIRPWMQESRAAEMGFGDILVGSGISVPADAMLTFYNTPCRVVGRLSPTGTGMDTAVYTNMETMRAMMANAASLDFDYFQGIPTGNAVSAVMIRTAEGFTPDGLAAAINQMYPALSAKPAHGMVHHVEAGLGGILETVGVLIVFVWVIAVVVLGIGFHLSARERRREFLILRIAGATRSFLLRLMLTEAVITSAAGGAAGIAIGALVLLPFAGLMKEGLMRPYLLPDVGTIAMLAVNTLAVAILSGTLSAAWTVGRVTNTQISEMLREDG
- a CDS encoding MFS transporter; the encoded protein is MILDRLENLPLGRFQYKLLAVTGLGWLFDAMDTGLIAFVLPVLAREWSLTPAQAGWIGSIGLIGMALGAVLAGTIADRIGRKQVFTITVLLYSISTGLCAVAWSYESLLVFRFLVGFGLGGELPVAATLMSEYAPAKLRGRFIVLLESFWGLGWLAAACIAYLLIPVFGWQAAFLIGALPALYVFLLRLHMPESIRYLLSKGRVDEAKAIIRDIEHQLKMPERPFLDQLAPGRVQAERVETPGFMTLWAKGMRRRTTMLWLAWFGIVFSYYGIFMWLPSIVYAQGFEIVKTFEYVLIMTLAQLPGYYAAAYLVDVIGRRYTLGLFLLLSGVCSYFFGNAGDVTALLVWGAAMSFFNLGAWGVIYTYTPEQYPTSMRALGSGWAAGFGRIGGMIAPMLVGVMLAHAFPMSGIFMMFAAVFALISGAVILLGRESKQQTLEELEHSLG
- the murA gene encoding UDP-N-acetylglucosamine 1-carboxyvinyltransferase — translated: MEQLVIHGGNPLRGRVKIGGAKNAVLPIIAAALLGSRGVSVLDDVPALEDVYTISSVLRSLGVKADYSAAEHRLTIDASKIETLAAPYELVRKMRASFLIMGPLLAREGRAEISLPGGCAIGTRPIDLHLKGFEALGANIEITQGAIHASAPNGLKGARIYFDFPSVGATENVMMAASCAEGQTILENPALEPEIVDLANYLNVMGAHIRGAGTNQIKIDGVPQLSAADYTIIPDRIEAGTYMVAAAMTGGDVFIENAISEHLKPVVAKLTEAGAQIEEDIAGIRVRADGKMKAIDLKTMPYPGFPTDMQAQFMALLTLAEGTSVVTETVFENRFMHVEELVRMGAQIRVDGRTATVEGGQRLTGAAVRATDLRAGAAMVLAGLVADGETRVGYIHHIDRGYDDLVAKLVALGADISRVEAEWNEDEKSLA
- the scfA gene encoding six-cysteine ranthipeptide SCIFF, with translation MKHIKTVNKPTMQSTLYTGGCGECQASCQSACKTSCTVGNQPCAK
- the scfB gene encoding thioether cross-link-forming SCIFF peptide maturase, whose translation is MKVRTHKFKQNGMHILVDVNSGAVHVIDEMIYDMMDDFDGTNDEAVVAHLAGRYSEADLREACGELHELMAAGALFAPDIDVPPTFKSRGLVKSLCLMVAQDCNLRCKYCFGDGGSYGGHRAVMSPEVGRAAVDFIINGCGPRKHCEIDFFGGEPLMNLGTVKEVTAYVRRREQETGKEFKLTLTTNGMLLSDKNIAWLNDNNISVVLSSDGRREVHDAMRPDVRGNGSYDVVMRNFKKLVDARHGNDYYLRGTYTRENLDFTKDVLAMNEAGFDILSMEPVVLKDSPLGFTEEDLPRIFAEYDHLTETYLSRVRAGKGFFFFHFNMDLNHGPCVAKRLAGCGAGHEYYAVAENGDLYPCHQFVGREGYRLGSVFTGVESMELPTYFRNSHVLNKPLCRDCWARFYCSGGCHANADLFHGDIRHPYELGCEIQKKRLECAILVQAVLALEQEAEEETQEEMRKRA
- a CDS encoding DUF4418 family protein is translated as MNEKKRRCGITDVLLLVLNLIFFVGIQTVFAPCEARPDGSWMTCHWAGQALIGIAAALLAIAVMHLVIPRTQVKIGLSLAVIPVSVLAFAVPDHLIDLCMMETMHCHTVMEPAVTVLSLLNVLLAAADIYVYQKGENG